The Saccharopolyspora gloriosae genome window below encodes:
- the typA gene encoding translational GTPase TypA has product MPATSVAEPNQRIRTDLRNVAIVAHVDHGKTTLVDAMLRQSGAFSERAELVDRVMDSNDLEREKGITILAKNTAIRRVTEDGPVTINVIDTPGHADFGGEVERGLSMADGVVLLVDASEGPLPQTRFVLRKALAAKLPVILVVNKVDRPDARCSEVVEEAHDLLLDLASELDDGEGSVDMDAVLNLPVIYASARAGRASRTQPTDGDLPEDEDLTALFDTLMEHVPAPLGDHEAPLRALVTNLDASSFLGRIALCRIHAGTLSKGQTVGWCREDGTVEKVRLTELLITENLDRVSTTEAYAGDLVAIAGIPDITIGDTLADPDDPQPLPRITVDDPAISMTIGVNTSPMTGRNGGTKVTARFVKNRLDAELIGNVSIKVVPTERPDTWEVQGRGELALAVLVETMRREGFELTVGKPQVVTKTIDGKLSEPFERLTIDAPEEHLGAITQLLAGRKGKMETMDGHGTGRIKLDYVIPSRGLIGFRTEFLTETRGTGIANHVFEGYFPWVGELRTRHTGSLVADRTGPVTSYAMMQLADRGTFFVEPGAEVYEGMVVGENPRAEDLDINVTKEKKLTNMRSATGDELERLARPRTLGLEEALEFCSGDECVEVGPDAIRVRKMVLDSTTRGRERSRAKARDNG; this is encoded by the coding sequence GTGCCCGCCACCAGCGTCGCCGAACCGAACCAGCGGATCCGTACCGATCTGCGCAACGTCGCGATCGTCGCGCACGTCGACCACGGTAAGACCACCCTGGTGGACGCCATGCTGCGGCAATCCGGCGCCTTCTCCGAACGTGCCGAGCTCGTCGACCGGGTCATGGACTCCAATGACCTGGAGCGGGAAAAGGGCATCACGATCCTGGCCAAGAACACGGCCATCCGGCGGGTGACCGAAGACGGCCCCGTCACCATCAACGTGATCGACACCCCCGGCCACGCCGACTTCGGCGGTGAGGTCGAGCGCGGCCTGTCCATGGCCGACGGCGTGGTGCTGCTGGTCGACGCCAGCGAGGGGCCGCTGCCCCAGACGCGGTTCGTGCTGCGCAAGGCGCTGGCCGCCAAGCTCCCGGTGATCCTGGTCGTGAACAAGGTCGACCGCCCCGACGCGCGGTGCTCCGAGGTCGTCGAAGAGGCCCACGACCTGCTGCTGGACCTCGCCTCCGAGCTCGACGACGGTGAGGGCTCGGTGGACATGGACGCCGTGCTGAACCTCCCGGTGATCTACGCCTCCGCCCGTGCGGGCCGCGCCAGCCGCACGCAGCCGACCGACGGCGACCTCCCCGAGGACGAAGACCTCACCGCGCTGTTCGACACCCTGATGGAGCACGTGCCCGCTCCGCTCGGCGACCACGAAGCGCCGCTGCGGGCGCTGGTGACGAACCTCGACGCGTCCTCCTTCCTGGGCCGGATCGCGCTGTGCCGCATCCACGCGGGCACGTTGAGCAAGGGCCAGACCGTCGGCTGGTGCCGCGAGGACGGCACCGTCGAGAAGGTGCGGCTCACCGAGCTGCTCATCACCGAGAACCTCGACCGCGTCTCCACCACCGAGGCCTACGCCGGTGACCTGGTGGCGATCGCGGGCATCCCGGACATCACCATCGGTGACACCCTGGCCGACCCGGACGACCCGCAGCCGCTGCCGCGGATCACCGTGGACGACCCGGCGATCTCGATGACCATCGGTGTGAACACCTCGCCGATGACCGGCCGCAACGGCGGCACCAAGGTCACCGCGCGGTTCGTGAAGAACCGCCTCGACGCCGAACTGATCGGCAACGTCAGCATCAAGGTCGTGCCGACCGAGCGCCCCGACACCTGGGAGGTCCAGGGACGTGGCGAGCTGGCGCTGGCGGTGCTGGTGGAGACCATGCGGCGGGAGGGCTTCGAGCTCACCGTCGGCAAGCCGCAGGTGGTCACCAAGACCATCGACGGCAAGCTCTCCGAGCCGTTCGAGCGGCTGACGATCGACGCCCCCGAGGAGCACCTGGGCGCGATCACGCAGCTGCTGGCCGGCCGCAAGGGCAAGATGGAGACGATGGACGGGCACGGCACCGGCCGGATCAAGCTGGACTACGTGATCCCGTCGCGCGGCCTGATCGGCTTCCGCACCGAGTTCCTCACCGAGACCCGCGGCACCGGCATCGCCAACCACGTCTTCGAGGGCTACTTCCCGTGGGTCGGCGAGCTGCGCACGCGGCACACCGGTTCGCTGGTCGCGGACCGCACCGGCCCGGTCACCAGCTACGCGATGATGCAGCTGGCGGACCGCGGCACGTTCTTCGTGGAGCCCGGCGCCGAGGTGTACGAGGGCATGGTCGTGGGCGAGAACCCGCGCGCCGAGGACCTCGACATCAACGTCACCAAGGAGAAGAAGCTCACCAACATGCGCTCCGCCACCGGCGACGAGCTGGAGCGGCTGGCCCGCCCCCGCACGCTGGGCCTGGAGGAGGCGCTGGAGTTCTGCTCCGGCGACGAGTGCGTCGAGGTCGGTCCGGACGCGATCCGGGTGCGCAAGATGGTGCTCGACAGCACGACCCGCGGCCGGGAGCGCTCGCGGGCGAAGGCTCGCGACAACGGCTGA
- the mshB gene encoding N-acetyl-1-D-myo-inositol-2-amino-2-deoxy-alpha-D-glucopyranoside deacetylase, whose translation MTLTAPPRLLLVHAHPDDETLWTGGTIARYAARGVQVTVVTCTLGEEGEVIPESLRGLAADQADQLGGYRVGELRSACAALRVADHRFLGGIGRWRDSGMLWEEPGRAGALPAAHPRAFAVGDLAEQTEALAAVLREVRPQVVVTYAADGGYGHPDHVRAHDVTMAAAAEVADVLRVFHVVPSRDRLREGLAALATAEALPFDLPGVDDLPSVADESITTVIDIADHLSGKIRALRAHGTQVRVWVDEWNNGEGVGAYALSNDVAQPLSDTEHYVLATGDPAGGEHDLFGGLGVSGTEPVAPR comes from the coding sequence GTGACGCTGACGGCTCCACCCCGGCTGCTGCTGGTACACGCGCATCCGGACGACGAGACCCTCTGGACCGGCGGGACGATCGCGCGCTACGCGGCGCGCGGAGTGCAGGTCACCGTGGTGACCTGCACGCTCGGCGAAGAGGGCGAGGTCATCCCGGAGAGCCTGCGCGGACTGGCCGCGGACCAGGCCGATCAGCTCGGCGGCTACCGCGTCGGCGAGCTGCGGTCGGCCTGCGCGGCGCTGCGGGTGGCCGACCACCGCTTCCTCGGCGGGATCGGCCGCTGGCGGGACTCCGGGATGCTGTGGGAGGAACCGGGCCGAGCCGGGGCACTGCCCGCCGCCCACCCGCGCGCGTTCGCCGTCGGCGACCTCGCGGAGCAGACCGAGGCGCTCGCCGCCGTCCTGCGCGAGGTGCGGCCCCAGGTCGTGGTCACCTACGCCGCCGACGGCGGGTACGGCCACCCCGATCACGTGCGGGCCCACGACGTCACGATGGCCGCCGCGGCCGAGGTCGCGGACGTGCTCCGGGTGTTCCACGTCGTGCCGTCCCGCGACCGGCTCCGCGAAGGCCTGGCCGCGCTGGCCACGGCCGAGGCGCTGCCCTTCGACCTCCCCGGCGTCGACGACCTGCCGAGCGTGGCCGACGAGTCGATCACCACGGTGATCGACATCGCGGACCACCTGTCCGGCAAGATCCGCGCGCTGCGGGCGCACGGCACGCAGGTGCGGGTGTGGGTCGACGAGTGGAACAACGGCGAGGGCGTCGGCGCCTACGCGTTGTCGAACGACGTGGCGCAGCCCCTCTCGGACACCGAGCACTACGTGCTGGCCACGGGCGACCCGGCGGGTGGCGAGCACGACCTGTTCGGCGGGCTCGGCGTGAGCGGGACCGAACCGGTGGCGCCGCGGTGA
- a CDS encoding YciI family protein gives MFVVLLNYTAPQSDIDGALVDHYEWVTRHYEAGDFITTGHRTPEPGRPLTGGVLIARSMTRGRLEAILATDPFELRKLARHEVIEFQALRTVPEMAKYADQLVPATE, from the coding sequence ATGTTCGTCGTATTGCTGAACTACACCGCTCCGCAATCAGACATCGACGGCGCATTGGTGGATCACTATGAGTGGGTGACTCGACATTACGAGGCCGGTGACTTCATCACGACCGGTCATCGAACTCCGGAACCGGGAAGACCGTTGACCGGCGGCGTGCTCATAGCCCGTTCCATGACTCGGGGAAGGCTGGAGGCCATCCTCGCCACCGATCCCTTCGAGCTGCGAAAACTCGCGCGGCACGAGGTGATCGAATTCCAGGCGCTGCGCACGGTGCCGGAGATGGCGAAGTACGCGGACCAGCTCGTCCCCGCAACCGAATAG
- a CDS encoding response regulator transcription factor, whose protein sequence is MQPRVLVVDDEPGVRTALRRGLTAEGMEVTVAVEGTEALRLASTGSFDVVVLDVMLPGLSGYRVLERLRGQGVSTPVLLLSAKDGEVDQADGLDLGADGYLVKPFSFLVLTAQVRALARRGESSVRHDVLRVGELEIDRDGREVTWSGSTVTLSPREYGLLVALAGRPGTVVPKEDLLRLVWGADQFVTRNVVEVYIGYLRRKLAAVGAEHLVRTVRGHGYQISAEQLPDEEPGADPAKLTRDGGSSA, encoded by the coding sequence ATGCAGCCGCGGGTGTTGGTGGTCGATGACGAACCGGGTGTCCGGACGGCGTTGCGCCGTGGCCTGACCGCCGAAGGCATGGAGGTCACGGTGGCCGTCGAAGGAACCGAGGCGCTGCGGCTCGCCTCGACCGGTTCCTTCGACGTGGTGGTGCTGGACGTGATGCTGCCCGGCCTGTCGGGCTACCGGGTGCTGGAGCGCCTCCGCGGCCAAGGGGTGAGCACGCCGGTGCTGCTGCTCTCGGCGAAGGACGGTGAAGTCGACCAGGCCGACGGCCTCGACCTCGGTGCCGACGGCTACCTCGTCAAACCCTTCTCCTTCCTGGTGCTGACCGCGCAGGTGCGCGCCTTGGCGCGACGTGGTGAGAGCTCAGTGCGCCACGACGTGCTGCGGGTGGGCGAGCTGGAGATCGATCGCGACGGCCGCGAGGTCACCTGGTCCGGATCGACGGTGACGCTGTCCCCGCGGGAGTACGGGCTGCTCGTTGCACTGGCCGGTCGGCCGGGCACGGTGGTGCCGAAGGAAGACCTGCTGCGGCTCGTCTGGGGAGCGGACCAGTTCGTGACCCGCAACGTCGTCGAGGTCTACATCGGTTACCTGCGCCGTAAGCTCGCCGCGGTCGGTGCCGAGCACCTGGTGCGCACGGTCCGCGGGCACGGCTACCAGATCAGCGCCGAGCAGCTGCCTGACGAGGAACCGGGGGCCGATCCCGCGAAGCTCACCCGCGATGGGGGCTCGTCCGCGTGA
- a CDS encoding sensor histidine kinase, producing MRQLRAWWARRTLQFRTSAVATLVALVGLGVLAHISVGLISWLLIESVDTELRTKVGTTARQVAAGAVPNRLAGGEIRILDTAGAPVDGLPPPELTSWEVSALKSGEGLLDSSSYGVDQGLYRWVGMVVPDPAGSPRLVLGAAHLVGHGDALRTAGRALTLGPILAAGAVGIATWLVVRRSLRPVERMRLAAVSLPEGHRLPVSDADDELRALAVALNEMLARRDGDTEWLRRFTGDAAHELRNPVASIRAQAEVAVVHPDPELAHETLQDIAAEARRLSDLVDGLLALARAESGSQPQHQPIELVSAVRAAADRANLRGSGPRVRVTAPTGTVVILAGEAEVGRVLDNLITNALRYARALVRVSLLPAAESVRLVVDDDGPGIPAAHRGLVFDRFHRVQPDRARGTGGSGLGLALVAEAVRGRGGSVQAAESPEGGARIEVRWPLPGPLRPVPRQQ from the coding sequence TTGCGGCAGCTGCGCGCGTGGTGGGCGCGCCGCACCCTCCAGTTCCGGACCAGCGCGGTGGCGACCTTGGTCGCGCTCGTCGGACTCGGAGTGCTGGCGCACATCAGCGTCGGGCTGATCAGCTGGCTGCTGATCGAATCGGTCGACACCGAGCTGCGCACGAAGGTGGGCACCACCGCGCGCCAGGTGGCGGCAGGTGCCGTGCCGAACCGGCTCGCGGGCGGCGAGATCCGGATCTTGGACACTGCGGGCGCCCCCGTCGATGGGCTGCCGCCTCCGGAACTGACCTCGTGGGAGGTCAGCGCGCTCAAGAGCGGCGAAGGCCTCCTCGATTCGTCCTCGTACGGCGTGGACCAGGGCCTGTACCGCTGGGTGGGCATGGTCGTGCCCGACCCGGCGGGCAGTCCGCGGCTGGTGCTGGGAGCCGCGCACCTGGTGGGGCACGGCGACGCGCTGCGCACCGCGGGACGTGCCCTGACCCTCGGCCCGATCCTCGCCGCCGGGGCCGTCGGGATCGCGACCTGGCTCGTCGTGCGCAGATCGCTGCGACCCGTCGAACGGATGCGGCTCGCCGCGGTGAGCCTGCCGGAAGGACACCGGTTGCCGGTCTCCGACGCCGACGACGAACTGCGCGCGCTCGCCGTGGCGCTCAACGAGATGCTGGCCCGCCGGGACGGGGACACCGAGTGGTTGCGGCGGTTCACCGGGGACGCCGCGCACGAGCTGCGCAACCCGGTTGCCTCCATCCGCGCGCAGGCCGAGGTGGCGGTCGTGCACCCCGATCCGGAACTCGCGCACGAGACCTTGCAGGACATCGCCGCCGAAGCGCGGCGGCTGTCCGACCTGGTCGACGGCCTGCTCGCGCTCGCGCGGGCCGAGTCGGGTTCGCAGCCGCAGCACCAGCCGATCGAGCTCGTCAGCGCCGTGCGCGCCGCGGCGGACCGGGCCAACCTGCGCGGGTCCGGCCCCAGGGTGCGGGTCACCGCACCGACCGGAACCGTGGTGATCCTCGCGGGCGAGGCGGAAGTGGGGCGGGTGCTGGACAACCTGATCACCAACGCGCTGCGGTACGCGCGGGCGCTGGTGCGGGTGTCGTTGCTGCCCGCGGCCGAGTCCGTCCGGCTGGTCGTCGACGACGACGGCCCCGGCATCCCCGCCGCGCACCGCGGCCTGGTCTTCGACCGGTTCCACCGGGTGCAGCCCGATCGGGCTCGTGGCACCGGAGGGTCCGGGCTCGGGCTCGCGTTGGTCGCGGAGGCCGTGCGCGGGCGCGGTGGTTCGGTGCAGGCGGCGGAATCGCCGGAGGGCGGCGCCCGGATCGAGGTCCGCTGGCCGCTGCCCGGCCCGCTCCGGCCGGTGCCCCGTCAGCAGTGA
- a CDS encoding NUDIX domain-containing protein: protein MTTVGAALRHTRTAEDGLRALGIQGRALTPTAELLVPGDDLAFRVRKAGLARLRTRIVRADAGRLESVLIAGPLSELRHESVLAEAGGHTLLTDSLRWTTPFGPLGRLADVVLGRRVVLAVLASRLRAVGELAEEWAGRPVVVGTAITRGGRLLVQQRHFPARDAGKWELPGGRVEAGESEQDAVIRECKEELGVDVVPGGRVGTDVPLHNGMLLRVHTAELADPEAEPTAVEHRAVHWAPAAELGAFDWLEADRVLVHSLRDLLA, encoded by the coding sequence TTGACCACGGTCGGAGCGGCGCTGCGCCACACCCGCACCGCGGAGGACGGCTTGCGGGCGCTGGGGATCCAGGGCCGGGCGCTCACGCCCACCGCGGAACTCCTCGTTCCCGGCGACGACCTCGCCTTCCGGGTGCGGAAAGCCGGGCTGGCGAGGCTGCGCACCCGCATCGTGCGGGCCGACGCCGGGCGGCTGGAATCGGTGCTCATCGCTGGTCCTCTCTCGGAGTTGCGGCATGAATCAGTGCTGGCCGAAGCCGGTGGTCACACGCTGCTGACCGACTCGCTGCGGTGGACGACCCCGTTCGGGCCGCTCGGGCGGCTGGCCGACGTCGTGCTGGGCCGGCGGGTGGTGCTGGCGGTGCTGGCGAGCCGGTTGCGCGCGGTCGGCGAGCTCGCCGAGGAGTGGGCGGGCAGGCCCGTGGTGGTCGGGACCGCCATCACGCGCGGCGGACGCCTGCTGGTGCAGCAACGGCACTTCCCGGCGCGGGACGCGGGGAAGTGGGAGTTGCCCGGTGGCCGGGTCGAGGCCGGGGAGAGCGAGCAGGACGCCGTCATCCGGGAGTGCAAGGAGGAACTCGGCGTCGACGTGGTGCCGGGTGGACGGGTCGGTACGGACGTGCCGCTGCACAACGGGATGCTGCTGCGGGTGCACACCGCGGAACTCGCCGACCCCGAAGCGGAGCCGACGGCGGTCGAACACCGCGCGGTGCACTGGGCGCCCGCGGCCGAGCTCGGCGCGTTCGACTGGCTGGAGGCCGATCGCGTGCTGGTGCACTCGCTGCGCGACCTGCTGGCCTGA
- the dapC gene encoding succinyldiaminopimelate transaminase, whose protein sequence is MTSETHPVDGAHALRGPRLPDFPWDSLAEQTATARAHPDGLVNLSVGTPVDPVPEPLRAALASVSDIPGYPATHGTPELRAAAVDALLRRHGVTVDPAAVLPTIGSKELVAWLPTLLGVRPGDVVAIPDLAYPTYEVGAKLVGAEVVRLAPGETPPAGTALVWLNSPSNPTGRVLDAAELAASVRAAREAGAVVASDECYLELGWEAEPVSVLHPSVTADPTGILAVYSLSKSSNLAGYRAGFVTGDPDLVGRLLELRKHAGMIMPRPVQQAMTAALADDEHVGVQRDLYAARRAVLRPVLEAAGFTIEHSHGGLYLWATRGADAWDTVGWLAQRGILVAPGTFYGPAGQRHVRIALTATDERIQAAADRLS, encoded by the coding sequence ATGACCTCCGAGACGCATCCCGTGGACGGGGCGCACGCGCTGCGCGGCCCGCGACTGCCGGATTTCCCCTGGGATTCCTTGGCGGAGCAGACCGCGACGGCACGTGCGCATCCCGACGGGTTGGTGAACCTCTCGGTCGGCACGCCGGTCGATCCGGTGCCGGAGCCGTTGCGCGCGGCGCTGGCTTCGGTCTCCGACATCCCCGGCTATCCGGCCACGCACGGCACCCCAGAGCTGCGGGCCGCCGCGGTGGACGCCCTGCTGCGCAGGCACGGCGTGACCGTCGATCCCGCGGCGGTGCTGCCCACGATCGGTTCCAAGGAACTGGTCGCGTGGCTGCCGACGCTGCTGGGGGTGCGACCGGGCGACGTCGTCGCCATCCCGGACCTGGCCTACCCGACCTACGAGGTCGGCGCGAAGCTCGTCGGTGCCGAGGTGGTGCGGCTCGCCCCGGGCGAGACCCCGCCAGCCGGAACCGCGCTGGTCTGGCTCAACTCGCCGTCCAACCCGACCGGCCGGGTGCTCGACGCCGCCGAACTGGCGGCGTCGGTGCGGGCGGCGCGCGAAGCCGGGGCCGTGGTGGCCTCGGACGAGTGCTACCTGGAGCTCGGCTGGGAAGCCGAACCGGTGTCGGTGCTGCACCCCTCGGTGACCGCGGACCCCACCGGGATCTTGGCGGTGTACTCGCTGTCGAAGTCGTCGAACCTCGCGGGGTACCGCGCCGGGTTCGTCACCGGTGACCCCGACCTGGTCGGGCGCCTGCTGGAACTGCGCAAGCACGCGGGCATGATCATGCCGCGACCGGTGCAGCAGGCCATGACCGCCGCGCTGGCCGACGACGAGCACGTGGGCGTGCAGCGCGACCTGTACGCGGCTCGCCGCGCGGTCCTGCGGCCCGTGCTGGAAGCGGCCGGGTTCACCATCGAGCACTCGCACGGCGGCCTGTACCTGTGGGCGACGCGCGGAGCGGACGCCTGGGACACGGTGGGCTGGCTGGCGCAGCGCGGGATCCTCGTCGCGCCCGGCACGTTCTACGGCCCGGCCGGGCAGCGGCACGTCCGGATCGCGCTGACCGCCACCGACGAGCGGATCCAGGCGGCGGCGGACCGCTTGAGCTGA
- the trpS gene encoding tryptophan--tRNA ligase, translating into MTRLSGITPSGHVHLGNHLGALRRWATEGGPDDLYFISDLHAMTMPYRPERLRALTRENLAVLLAGGIAPETVFVQSDLAGELGALNWVLECACGYGEAARMIQFKEKGAGQDTARLGLLTYPVLMAADILLQGTTEVPVGVDQNQHVELARTLARRFNGTYGEVFAIPRAVVPRTAAAVRNLSDPARKMAKSAQQHAGVVFALDEPDVVRRKFRRAVTDDLGTVRYAPDEQPAVANLLEILGACGDVSPYAAAEAASTYSELKDAVAEAVIEQLRPVREGARELLDDPAELDRTRQKGAGRAAERARPRLDAALRLAGLR; encoded by the coding sequence GTGACCCGTTTGTCCGGCATCACCCCGTCCGGCCACGTCCACTTGGGCAACCACCTCGGCGCGCTGCGCCGCTGGGCGACCGAGGGCGGGCCCGACGACCTGTACTTCATCTCGGACCTGCACGCGATGACCATGCCCTACCGGCCGGAACGCCTGCGCGCCCTCACCAGGGAGAACCTGGCCGTGCTGCTGGCCGGCGGCATCGCGCCGGAGACGGTGTTCGTGCAATCCGACCTGGCGGGCGAGCTGGGCGCGCTGAACTGGGTGCTGGAGTGCGCTTGCGGCTACGGCGAAGCCGCCCGGATGATCCAGTTCAAGGAGAAGGGCGCCGGCCAGGACACCGCCCGGCTCGGCCTGCTCACCTACCCGGTGCTGATGGCCGCGGACATCCTGCTGCAGGGCACGACGGAAGTCCCGGTGGGCGTCGACCAGAACCAGCACGTGGAGCTGGCGCGCACCTTGGCGCGGCGGTTCAACGGCACCTACGGCGAGGTGTTCGCGATCCCCCGGGCGGTGGTGCCGCGCACCGCCGCGGCGGTGCGGAACCTGTCGGACCCGGCGCGCAAGATGGCCAAGTCCGCGCAGCAGCACGCGGGCGTCGTGTTCGCCCTGGACGAGCCGGACGTGGTGCGGCGCAAGTTCCGCCGCGCGGTGACCGATGACCTCGGCACCGTCCGCTACGCCCCCGACGAGCAGCCCGCGGTGGCGAACCTGCTGGAGATCCTCGGGGCGTGCGGGGACGTGAGCCCGTACGCGGCGGCGGAGGCGGCGAGCACCTACTCCGAGCTCAAGGACGCCGTCGCGGAGGCCGTGATCGAGCAGCTGCGACCGGTCCGGGAAGGCGCCCGGGAGCTGCTCGACGATCCGGCCGAGCTGGACCGGACCAGGCAGAAGGGGGCCGGGCGCGCGGCGGAGCGGGCCCGGCCGAGGCTGGACGCCGCGTTGCGGCTGGCCGGACTGCGCTAG
- the fdxA gene encoding ferredoxin: MTYVIAEPCVDVLDKACIEECPVDCIYEGGRMLYIHPDECVDCGACEPVCPVEAIYYEDDVPDEWGAYTKANVDFFDELGSPGGAAKVGKVEKDVEPVTSLPPQGE; encoded by the coding sequence GTGACCTACGTGATCGCCGAGCCCTGCGTCGACGTGCTCGACAAGGCATGCATCGAGGAATGCCCTGTCGACTGCATCTACGAAGGCGGGCGGATGCTCTACATCCACCCCGATGAGTGCGTCGACTGCGGTGCTTGCGAGCCGGTCTGCCCGGTGGAGGCCATCTACTACGAGGACGACGTCCCCGACGAGTGGGGCGCCTACACCAAGGCGAACGTGGACTTCTTCGACGAGCTCGGCTCGCCCGGCGGCGCGGCCAAGGTCGGCAAGGTCGAGAAGGACGTCGAGCCCGTGACCAGCCTGCCGCCGCAGGGAGAATGA
- a CDS encoding ABC transporter family substrate-binding protein, whose product MHQGRRPFTVVSLLVTIGSLVVACTDAPPPPLVEPPEPSPQTAPSTQPMPTEVVVGVDSLEGGFNPHTLADLSPTSSALSSLMLPSVFRPAPDGTRTLDTTLMESAEVLPEAERFTVHYRIRKEAAWSDGAPIAAEDFVYLWEQLRSQPGVSDPAGYQLIDDVQSREGGKAVEVTFERPYPGWQSLFTNLLPAHLLRDAPRGWTTALDSGYPASGGPFAIRQVDLQRGEIILERNDRFWGPPAVSDRIVLRASDQAGQVEALRSGDSHLAVFGADRSTMAALRELGSSVQVSTVPRPATMQVLLRPTSAQLADARVRNAVVAGLDRQALIDAGSGGGPGDQLHAHSQVLAPSERGYTPTEPPGEDGPSPERVRRLLTEAGYRHEAGAWTKDGRTLNLVIAAPFEHEQYIRIAEAAAKQLRAQDVHATVVTPTSDQMFGEMLPTNPLSEEPGASSSVDMAIAPRPADGDPAAMMAASYGCPGVDSDDQPFPFTATGFCDQLLQPTIDAALSGALPFEEASAKVESVLWSQAVALPLYQQAQVLAFGREVRGVQRGNGLAGPFSTAAQWQGTPSDNDGY is encoded by the coding sequence GTGCACCAGGGTCGACGTCCGTTCACCGTGGTCAGCTTGCTGGTCACCATCGGGAGCTTGGTGGTGGCCTGCACCGACGCGCCGCCGCCCCCGCTGGTCGAGCCGCCTGAGCCCAGTCCGCAGACGGCTCCCTCGACGCAACCGATGCCGACCGAGGTCGTCGTCGGCGTCGACTCGCTGGAGGGCGGGTTCAACCCGCACACGCTGGCCGACCTGTCGCCGACGAGTTCGGCGCTGTCGAGCCTGATGCTGCCCTCGGTGTTCCGGCCCGCGCCGGACGGCACGCGGACGCTGGACACGACGCTGATGGAGTCGGCGGAGGTGCTGCCGGAGGCCGAGCGGTTCACGGTGCACTACCGGATCCGCAAGGAAGCGGCTTGGTCGGACGGTGCGCCGATCGCCGCCGAGGACTTCGTCTACCTGTGGGAGCAGTTGCGCTCCCAACCGGGCGTGTCGGATCCGGCCGGGTACCAGCTGATCGACGACGTGCAGTCCCGGGAGGGCGGCAAAGCCGTCGAGGTGACCTTCGAACGGCCCTACCCGGGCTGGCAGAGCCTGTTCACGAACCTGCTTCCCGCGCACCTGCTGCGGGACGCGCCGCGAGGCTGGACGACGGCGCTGGACAGCGGCTACCCGGCCTCGGGCGGGCCGTTCGCGATCCGGCAGGTCGACCTGCAGCGCGGCGAGATCATCCTGGAACGCAACGACCGGTTCTGGGGTCCGCCCGCGGTCTCCGACCGCATCGTGCTGCGCGCCAGCGACCAGGCCGGCCAGGTCGAGGCGCTGCGCAGCGGCGACAGCCACCTGGCGGTGTTCGGCGCCGACCGCTCGACGATGGCGGCGCTGCGCGAGCTCGGTTCCTCGGTGCAGGTCAGCACGGTGCCCCGGCCGGCCACGATGCAGGTGCTGCTGCGGCCGACCAGCGCCCAGCTCGCCGACGCGCGAGTGCGCAACGCGGTCGTGGCCGGGCTCGACCGGCAGGCGCTGATCGACGCGGGAAGCGGCGGCGGCCCCGGCGACCAGCTGCACGCGCACAGCCAGGTGCTGGCGCCGTCGGAACGCGGCTACACGCCCACCGAACCTCCCGGCGAGGACGGGCCGTCTCCGGAACGGGTGCGCCGACTGCTCACCGAAGCCGGATACCGGCACGAAGCGGGCGCCTGGACGAAGGACGGTCGCACGCTGAACCTGGTGATCGCGGCTCCGTTCGAGCACGAGCAGTACATCCGCATCGCCGAAGCCGCCGCGAAGCAGCTGCGGGCGCAGGACGTGCACGCCACCGTGGTCACGCCGACCAGCGATCAGATGTTCGGCGAGATGCTGCCGACGAACCCGCTGTCCGAGGAGCCCGGCGCGTCGAGCTCCGTCGACATGGCGATCGCGCCGCGGCCCGCCGACGGGGACCCCGCGGCGATGATGGCGGCCTCCTACGGCTGCCCCGGCGTCGACTCCGACGACCAGCCGTTCCCGTTCACCGCAACCGGGTTCTGCGACCAGCTGCTGCAACCGACGATCGACGCGGCCCTCAGCGGAGCGCTGCCGTTCGAAGAGGCCTCGGCGAAGGTCGAATCGGTGCTGTGGTCGCAGGCCGTGGCGCTGCCGCTGTACCAGCAGGCGCAGGTGCTGGCGTTCGGCCGCGAAGTGCGCGGCGTGCAGCGCGGCAACGGGCTCGCAGGCCCGTTCTCCACGGCAGCTCAATGGCAGGGCACCCCCAGCGACAACGACGGGTACTGA